A single genomic interval of Mangifera indica cultivar Alphonso chromosome 5, CATAS_Mindica_2.1, whole genome shotgun sequence harbors:
- the LOC123217128 gene encoding probable apyrase 6 encodes MRRSHARIRNNSKPDKMDPIKLHIRSNARSTNLFSRTPKNAKSNLLLTLTLTLTAVFLTFIPCYYLFIYTPKTSNPNSDKYGVVIDGGSTGTRVHVFRYKRESKEFDFELGSMRVNPGLSSYAENPEFAGESLKELIDFGKGKVPAGLWDETEIRLMATAGLRLLDMKVQEMIIRACRNVLRASGFRFRDEWATVITGSDEGVYAWVVANYALGTLGGDPFKTTGIIELGGASAQVTFVSNEPMPPKFSRTIKFGNATYNLYSHSFLNFGQNVAFESLRELLTSGGFNSTVESLQKRMHIDPCSPKGYSHDMQSWKLSADSLDENNNYISALQAGGNFSECRSAALMLLQKGKDKCSYKNCYLGSTFMPKLQGTFLATENFFHTSKFFRLHERAFLSDLLIAGEQFCGEDWSKLKSKYPSVDDEDLLRYCFSSAYIVGLLHDSLGISLDDERIGFANHVRNIPLDWALGAFILQSKSELDLHNSGWLAAVVSDDSPTLLSLIAISILLMFIAWSVSKWRKPQLKTIYDLEKGRYIVSRVSRS; translated from the exons ATGCGACGTTCGCATGCCCGTATACGGAACAATTCCAAACCAGACAAAATGGATCCGATCAAGCTTCATATCCGATCCAACGCTAGATCCACCAATCTCTTCTCCCGAACTCCGAAGAACGCCAAATCAAATCTCCTTTTAACCCTCACCCTTACTTTAACCGCTGTTTTTCTCACTTTTATTCCCTGTTATTACTTATTCATCTATACCCCCAAAACGTCAAATCCCAATTCAGACAAGTACGGCGTCGTTATTGACGGAGGGAGCACCGGCACCAGAGTCCATGTTTTTCGGTACAAAAGAGAGAGTaaggaatttgattttgagttgggAAGCATGAGGGTTAACCCGGGATTGTCTTCGTATGCGGAGAATCCAGAATTTGCGGGAGAGTCGTTGAAAGAGTTGATTGATTTCGGGAAGGGGAAAGTGCCCGCTGGGCTTTGGGATGAAACCGAAATTAGGTTAATGGCGACAGCTGGGTTGCGTTTACTGGATATGAAGGTTCAAGAAATGATTATAAGGGCCTGTAGGAACGTGCTTAGGGCATCTGGGTTTAGGTTCAGAGATGAATGGGCCACGGTCATCACAG GTTCTGATGAGGGTGTTTATGCTTGGGTTGTTGCAAACTACGCACTTGGTACTCTTGGAGGTGATCCTTTTAAAACAACTGGGATTATTGAACTTGGGGGAGCTTCTGCTCAG GTAACCTTTGTTTCAAATGAGCCTATGCCCCCTAAGTTTTCACGTACTATCAAATTTGGGAATGCCACTTACAATCTCTACAGCCACAGCTTTCTTAATTTTGGCCAG AATGTAGCATTTGAATCATTGAGGGAATTACTCACCTCAGGTGGCTTTAACTCGA CTGTAGAGTCACTGCAGAAGAGAATGCATATAGATCCTTGCTCTCCTAAAGGATACTCCCATGATATGCAATCATGGAAGCTCTCAGCTGATTCTTtggatgaaaataataattatatatctgcTCTTCAAGCTGGGGGTAACTTTTCAGAATGTAGATCTGCTGCATTAATGTTGTTACAAAAAGGAAAAG ACAAATGTTCCTATAAAAACTGCTATCTGGGATCAACTTTCATGCCAAAGCTTCAGGGAACATTTTTGGCCACGGAAAATTTCTTCCATACGTCCAAG TTCTTCAGGTTGCATGAAAGGGCATTTCTTTCTGATTTGCTGATAGCTGGAGAACAATTTTGTGGAGAGGATTGGTCAAAGTTGAAGAGCAAGTATCCATCAGTTGATGATGAGGATCTGCTGCGCTATTGCTTCTCATCTGCATATATTGTTGGTTTACTGCATGACAGTCTTGGAATTTCCTTGGATGATGAAAG GATTGGGTTTGCAAACCATGTTAGGAATATCCCACTTGATTGGGCGTTGGGAGCTTTCATCTTGCAGAGTAAATCAGAATTGGATTTACATAACTCTGGCTGGCTTGCTGCCGTTGTTAGTGATGACTCACCTACACTGCTCTCCCTAATTGCCATTTCAATACTGTTAATGTTTATAGCATGGTCTGTATCGAAGTGGAGGAAACCCCAATTAAAGACAATTTATGATCTAGAAAAAGGACGGTATATAGTTAGCCGTGTTAGTAGGTCATAG